Proteins encoded together in one Lepisosteus oculatus isolate fLepOcu1 chromosome 2, fLepOcu1.hap2, whole genome shotgun sequence window:
- the cox7a2b gene encoding cytochrome c oxidase subunit 7A2b, translating to MFRAFLGLRQLSQRTLSTTARRQVQNKVPEKQKIFQEDNGIPVYLKGGAGDTVLYKCTMALTVLGTGFVVYELVSAALPKKKK from the exons ATGTTCAGAGCCTTCCTG GGTCTCCGTCAGCTCTCGCAGCGGACGCTCAGCACCACGGCCCGCAGGCAGGTCCAAAATAAGGTTCCGGAGAAGCAGAAGATCTTCCAG GAAGACAATGGGATTCCAGTGTACTTGAAAGGAGGGGCAGGAGACACTGTTCTGTACAAGTGTACAATGGCCCTTACTGTTCTAG gaACAGGTTTCGTGGTATATGAACTGGTCAGTGCAGCATTGCCCAAGAAGAAGAAGTGA